In Paenibacillus sp. J23TS9, a single genomic region encodes these proteins:
- a CDS encoding iron ABC transporter permease: protein MSRSTKSKEPIAVRIKGSQISFLTSKRQILVLAGLAVLLLLAMIVSVGFGTKYVNPWAVVQGIFGQGDSLDVVVVQKLRLPRVLVGAMVGACLAMSGAITQGLIRNPLASPDVMGVTSGASLAATAVITLIPSASVFWLPPAAFVGAALTTLLIYALSWKKGVNPLMLVLVGVGIGSVASSISTMLLVTGPTDVAQKAFNWLLGSVYGSSWKHVNMILPWFVILGCLSLAFARRINMLQLGDDLAAGAGSSVEKDRTLLIFTAVGLAGAGISVGGAIGFIALLSPHIARKLIGSSYGSLLPASGLCGAFIVVLADVLARNLFSPLDIPVGVFTSAVGAPFFIYLLWRSRSS from the coding sequence ATGAGCCGTTCAACCAAATCCAAAGAACCGATTGCCGTTCGTATTAAAGGAAGCCAAATTTCCTTTCTAACGAGTAAAAGACAAATTCTTGTTCTTGCCGGATTGGCCGTTCTTCTGCTCCTGGCCATGATCGTAAGCGTCGGATTCGGAACAAAATATGTAAATCCTTGGGCCGTCGTGCAAGGCATTTTCGGACAAGGTGATTCACTTGATGTGGTCGTGGTACAAAAGCTTCGTCTGCCACGTGTCCTGGTCGGCGCGATGGTTGGTGCCTGTCTGGCGATGTCGGGTGCAATCACTCAAGGGCTCATCCGTAACCCTCTCGCATCTCCGGATGTTATGGGTGTAACGAGCGGTGCTTCACTTGCAGCCACGGCCGTCATTACGCTCATCCCTTCTGCAAGCGTGTTCTGGCTGCCACCCGCGGCTTTCGTAGGTGCGGCACTCACCACGCTGCTGATCTATGCCTTGTCCTGGAAAAAAGGTGTCAATCCATTGATGCTTGTTCTCGTTGGCGTTGGGATCGGCTCTGTAGCCTCTTCGATTTCCACGATGCTGCTTGTTACCGGGCCGACCGATGTTGCCCAAAAGGCCTTTAACTGGCTCCTCGGCAGCGTGTATGGCAGCTCGTGGAAGCATGTGAACATGATTTTACCGTGGTTTGTCATACTCGGATGTTTAAGTCTTGCCTTTGCCCGTCGAATCAATATGCTCCAGCTTGGTGATGACCTGGCTGCAGGCGCGGGAAGCAGCGTGGAAAAGGACCGGACCTTGCTGATTTTCACAGCTGTCGGTCTTGCCGGTGCCGGTATCTCCGTCGGTGGTGCAATTGGCTTCATTGCGCTTTTGTCCCCGCATATTGCCAGAAAGCTTATTGGTTCTTCTTACGGTTCCTTGCTGCCCGCGAGCGGTCTGTGCGGAGCATTTATCGTTGTGCTGGCCGATGTGTTGGCGCGGAACTTATTTAGCCCGTTGGATATCCCGGTTGGCGTGTTTACTTCCGCCGTAGGTGCTCCGTTCTTCATTTACCTGTTATGGCGGAGCCGGAGCTCTTAG